One window from the genome of Pseudonocardia hierapolitana encodes:
- a CDS encoding cystathionine beta-synthase, whose product MRYVEHVADLVGNTPLVRLGAVAEGIAAPVLAKVEYFNPGGSVKDRIALRMVEAAEASGELRPGGTIVEPTSGNTGVGLAMIAQRKGYKCVFVCPDKVSEDKRNVLRAYGADVVVCPTAVDPDHPDSYYKVSDRLVGEIDGAWKPNQYANEHNPESHYLGTGPELWEQTDGRITHFVAGIGTGGTISGTGRYLKEVSGGRVQVIGADPEGSVYSGGTGRPYLVEGVGEDFWPSTYDKGICDRIVAVSDADSFEMTRRLAREEALLVGGSCGMATVAALRVARELPADAVVVVLLPDGGRGYLGKVFNDKWMASYGFLPPTEGATVGDVLRRKDGTIPDLVHVHPNETVADAVQYLREFHVSQMPVVRAEPPVMAAEVAGAVVERDLLDALFTGRAQLSDRLEKHMSAPLPTIGAGEALDTAMSAFADADAALVLVDGKPAGVVTRSDVLAFLGS is encoded by the coding sequence ATGCGTTACGTCGAGCACGTCGCCGATCTGGTCGGGAACACCCCTCTCGTCCGGCTCGGCGCGGTGGCCGAGGGCATCGCGGCACCCGTGCTGGCCAAGGTCGAGTACTTCAACCCGGGCGGCAGCGTGAAGGACCGCATCGCGCTGCGGATGGTCGAGGCGGCCGAGGCGTCCGGGGAGCTGCGGCCCGGCGGCACGATCGTCGAACCGACCTCGGGCAACACCGGGGTGGGGCTGGCCATGATCGCGCAGCGCAAGGGCTACAAGTGCGTCTTCGTCTGCCCGGACAAGGTGAGCGAGGACAAGCGAAACGTGCTGCGCGCCTACGGCGCCGACGTCGTCGTCTGCCCGACGGCCGTGGACCCGGACCACCCCGACTCCTACTACAAGGTCTCCGACCGGCTCGTCGGCGAGATCGACGGCGCGTGGAAGCCCAACCAGTACGCCAACGAGCACAACCCGGAGTCGCACTACCTCGGCACCGGCCCGGAGCTGTGGGAGCAGACCGACGGCCGCATCACGCACTTCGTGGCGGGCATCGGTACCGGCGGCACCATCAGCGGCACCGGCCGCTACCTCAAGGAGGTGTCCGGCGGGCGCGTCCAGGTGATCGGTGCCGACCCGGAGGGATCGGTGTACAGCGGCGGCACCGGGCGGCCGTACCTGGTGGAGGGCGTGGGCGAGGACTTCTGGCCCAGCACCTATGACAAGGGCATCTGCGACCGGATCGTGGCCGTCTCCGACGCCGACTCGTTCGAGATGACGCGCCGCCTCGCGCGCGAGGAGGCCCTGCTGGTGGGCGGATCGTGCGGGATGGCGACGGTCGCGGCGTTGCGGGTGGCGCGCGAGTTGCCCGCCGACGCGGTGGTCGTCGTCCTGCTGCCCGACGGCGGCCGTGGCTACCTGGGCAAGGTCTTCAACGACAAGTGGATGGCGAGCTACGGCTTCCTCCCGCCCACCGAGGGCGCGACCGTCGGCGACGTGCTGCGGCGCAAGGACGGCACGATCCCCGACCTCGTGCACGTCCACCCGAACGAGACCGTGGCCGACGCCGTGCAGTACCTGCGGGAGTTCCACGTCTCGCAGATGCCGGTGGTGCGGGCCGAGCCGCCGGTGATGGCCGCCGAGGTGGCCGGGGCCGTGGTGGAGCGGGACCTGCTCGATGCGCTCTTCACCGGCCGGGCGCAGCTGTCGGACCGGCTGGAGAAGCACATGTCGGCGCCGTTGCCGACGATCGGGGCCGGTGAGGCCCTCGACACGGCGATGAGCGCGTTCGCCGACGCGGATGCGGCACTCGTACTGGTGGACGGCAAGCCGGCGGGTGTCGTCACCCGGTCGGACGTGCTGGCGTTCCTCGGGAGCTGA
- a CDS encoding acetyl-CoA C-acetyltransferase, which produces MPEAVIVAAARSPIGRAHKGSLTTIRPDDLTAQMVRAALAQVPQLDPADIDDLMLGCGLPGGEQGFNMARVVAVLLGHDTLPGTTITRYCSSSLQTTRMAMHAIRAGEGDVFISAGVETVSRFVKGSSDSHPDTHNPVFADAEDRTRHIAENGADSWNDPREDEHLPDIYIAMGQTAENLARLKGVTREDMDHFGVRSQNLAEKSIANGFFAREISPVTLPDGTVVEKDDGPRAGVTFEAVAQLKPVFRPDGRVTAGNCCPLNDGAAALVIMSDTKAAELGITPLARVVSTGVSALSPEIMGLGPVEASKQALARAGMTIDDIDLVEINEAFAAQVLPSARDLGIDQEKLNVNGGAIALGHPFGMTGARITTTLLNGLRTHDKTIGLETMCVGGGQGMAMVLERLS; this is translated from the coding sequence ATGCCCGAAGCCGTGATCGTCGCGGCGGCCCGGTCCCCGATCGGCCGTGCACACAAGGGATCGCTCACCACGATCCGCCCCGACGACCTGACCGCGCAGATGGTGCGCGCCGCGCTGGCCCAGGTCCCCCAGCTCGACCCGGCCGACATCGACGACCTCATGCTCGGCTGCGGCCTGCCCGGTGGCGAGCAGGGCTTCAACATGGCGCGCGTGGTGGCCGTGCTGCTCGGCCACGACACGCTGCCCGGCACCACGATCACCCGCTACTGCTCCTCCTCGCTGCAGACCACGCGCATGGCCATGCACGCCATCAGGGCAGGCGAGGGCGACGTGTTCATCTCCGCGGGTGTGGAGACGGTGTCGCGCTTCGTGAAGGGCTCCTCCGACTCGCATCCCGACACCCACAACCCCGTCTTCGCCGACGCCGAGGACCGCACCCGGCACATCGCCGAGAACGGCGCCGACTCGTGGAACGACCCGCGCGAGGACGAGCACCTGCCCGACATCTACATCGCCATGGGCCAGACCGCGGAGAACCTCGCCCGGCTCAAGGGCGTCACCCGCGAGGACATGGACCACTTCGGCGTCAGGTCGCAGAACCTCGCCGAGAAGTCCATCGCGAACGGGTTCTTCGCCCGCGAGATCAGCCCGGTCACGCTGCCCGACGGCACCGTGGTCGAGAAGGACGACGGGCCGCGCGCCGGCGTCACCTTCGAGGCCGTCGCCCAGCTCAAGCCGGTGTTCCGGCCCGACGGCCGCGTCACCGCGGGTAACTGCTGCCCGCTCAACGACGGCGCAGCCGCCCTGGTGATCATGTCCGACACCAAGGCCGCCGAGCTGGGCATCACCCCGCTCGCCCGCGTGGTGTCCACCGGGGTCTCCGCACTCTCCCCCGAGATCATGGGCCTCGGGCCGGTCGAGGCCTCGAAGCAAGCGCTCGCGCGCGCCGGCATGACGATCGACGACATCGACCTCGTCGAGATCAACGAGGCGTTCGCGGCCCAGGTCCTGCCCTCGGCCCGCGACCTCGGAATCGACCAGGAGAAGCTGAACGTCAACGGGGGCGCCATCGCGCTCGGCCACCCGTTCGGGATGACCGGTGCCCGCATCACCACCACCCTGCTCAACGGCCTGCGCACCCACGACAAGACCATCGGCCTGGAGACGATGTGCGTCGGCGGCGGCCAGGGGATGGCGATGGTCCTCGAACGGCTGAGCTGA
- a CDS encoding pyridoxamine 5'-phosphate oxidase family protein: protein MTAWKDVEEAVPEFAERVRKIFDAHKHKTIATLRANGAPRISGIEAEFADGELTFGSMTGARKGADLHRDPRFALHSPSVDPPEGNPAGWAGDAKIAGRAVPAGAVEGDAEGELFRADIEEVVLTGLNAEATMLVIETWTPGKGLWRVERK, encoded by the coding sequence ATGACCGCCTGGAAGGACGTCGAGGAAGCCGTGCCCGAGTTCGCCGAGCGGGTGCGGAAGATCTTCGACGCGCACAAGCACAAGACGATCGCCACGCTCCGGGCCAACGGCGCGCCCCGCATATCGGGGATCGAGGCGGAGTTCGCCGACGGGGAGCTGACCTTCGGCTCGATGACCGGCGCCCGCAAGGGCGCCGACCTGCACCGCGATCCGCGGTTCGCGTTGCACAGCCCGTCGGTGGACCCGCCGGAGGGCAACCCGGCCGGCTGGGCGGGTGACGCGAAGATCGCCGGGCGCGCCGTACCCGCCGGTGCCGTGGAGGGCGACGCCGAGGGCGAGCTGTTCCGCGCCGACATCGAGGAGGTCGTCCTCACCGGGCTGAACGCGGAGGCGACGATGCTGGTGATCGAGACCTGGACACCGGGCAAGGGGCTGTGGCGCGTCGAGCGGAAGTAG
- a CDS encoding RNA polymerase sigma factor has translation MRASQTHSEGAAGSVEAVFREERGRLLATLVGQFGDLDLAEEVASDAVAAALERWPVDGVPGRPGAWLLTTARRKAVDRLRRDKAYAARIAVLQAEADRSGSAAAPAEDEDVPDERLRLFFTCCHPALPLDAQVALTLRCLAGLSTPEVARAFLVPAATMAQRIVRAKRKIKGARIPFRVPEADELPVRMPGVLRVIYAIFTEGYAASAGPELVRGDLADEAIRLARILHRLLPREREVAGLLALMLLVDARRQARTGPDGQLVLLDEQDRSRWNRAFIEEGRGLVVTALQGGPPGPYALQAAIAAVHDEAADVTTTDWPQVVALYDVLADVAPSPVVALNRAVAVAMRDGPAAGLVLLDALSADERLRGYHLLPAAQADLLRRLGCRDEAAAAYQQALALVGNAPERAYLARRLEEVTG, from the coding sequence ATGCGTGCTTCTCAAACACATTCCGAGGGAGCGGCCGGCTCCGTGGAGGCCGTGTTCCGGGAGGAACGGGGCCGGCTGCTCGCCACGCTCGTCGGCCAGTTCGGCGACCTCGACCTCGCCGAGGAGGTCGCGTCGGACGCGGTCGCGGCCGCGCTCGAGCGCTGGCCGGTGGACGGCGTTCCCGGCAGGCCGGGCGCCTGGCTGCTCACCACGGCGCGGCGCAAGGCGGTGGACCGGCTGCGTCGCGACAAGGCCTACGCGGCGCGGATCGCGGTGCTGCAGGCCGAGGCGGACCGCAGTGGCTCGGCCGCGGCGCCGGCCGAGGACGAGGACGTGCCCGACGAGCGGCTGCGCTTGTTCTTCACCTGCTGCCACCCGGCGCTCCCGCTGGACGCGCAGGTGGCGCTCACGTTGCGCTGCCTCGCCGGGCTCTCGACCCCGGAGGTCGCGCGCGCGTTCCTGGTGCCGGCGGCCACGATGGCGCAGCGGATCGTGCGGGCCAAGCGCAAGATCAAGGGCGCGCGGATCCCGTTCCGGGTGCCGGAGGCCGACGAGCTGCCCGTGCGGATGCCGGGTGTGCTCCGCGTCATCTATGCGATCTTCACCGAGGGCTATGCCGCCAGCGCGGGGCCCGAGCTGGTGCGAGGGGACCTCGCCGATGAGGCGATCCGGCTGGCGCGGATCCTGCACCGGCTGCTCCCGCGAGAGCGGGAGGTGGCCGGGCTGCTGGCGCTGATGCTGCTCGTCGACGCCCGGCGGCAGGCGCGCACCGGCCCGGACGGGCAGCTGGTGCTGCTCGACGAGCAGGACCGCTCGCGATGGAACCGCGCGTTCATCGAGGAGGGACGGGGCCTCGTGGTGACGGCGCTGCAGGGCGGTCCGCCGGGCCCGTACGCGCTGCAGGCGGCGATCGCCGCGGTGCACGACGAGGCGGCCGACGTCACCACAACCGACTGGCCGCAGGTCGTGGCGCTCTACGACGTGCTCGCGGACGTCGCGCCGTCCCCGGTGGTGGCGCTGAACCGGGCCGTCGCCGTGGCGATGCGGGACGGGCCTGCGGCGGGGTTGGTGCTCCTGGACGCGCTCTCCGCCGACGAGCGGTTGCGCGGCTACCACCTGCTGCCCGCCGCCCAGGCCGACCTGCTGCGGCGGCTCGGCTGCCGTGATGAGGCTGCCGCGGCGTACCAGCAGGCACTGGCACTCGTGGGCAACGCCCCGGAACGGGCGTACCTGGCGCGCCGCCTCGAGGAGGTGACGGGCTAG
- a CDS encoding alpha/beta hydrolase — protein MTSAPTLVLVHGAWHGPWAWRRLVEELADLDVRTVALPSVGPDIAALGDMHTDAEAVRAAVAVVDGPVLVCAHSYGGVPVTEGLAGVPNVVGLVYLCAFQLDIGESLMSAVGGAAPGWWDVHRAEGYVDPLRPFETFYADVRPHTARGAVARLGHQALAALEQPLTRAAWRTVPSTYVVCERDAAIPVVAQEIMADRADRVLRMPTSHSPFLSRPAQLAGILRAELVGAGRVAAIR, from the coding sequence ATGACGTCGGCGCCGACATTGGTCCTCGTGCACGGTGCGTGGCACGGACCATGGGCGTGGCGCCGACTCGTCGAGGAACTCGCCGATCTCGACGTCCGTACGGTCGCGCTGCCGTCCGTCGGCCCCGACATCGCCGCACTCGGGGACATGCACACCGACGCGGAGGCCGTGCGGGCCGCGGTCGCGGTGGTGGACGGTCCCGTCCTCGTATGTGCCCACTCCTACGGCGGCGTCCCGGTCACCGAGGGCCTGGCGGGCGTGCCGAACGTCGTCGGCCTGGTCTACCTGTGCGCGTTCCAGCTCGACATCGGCGAGTCGCTGATGAGCGCGGTCGGGGGTGCCGCCCCGGGCTGGTGGGACGTGCACCGGGCGGAGGGTTACGTCGACCCGCTGCGCCCCTTCGAGACGTTCTACGCCGACGTCCGCCCGCACACCGCCCGTGGCGCCGTCGCCCGGCTCGGCCATCAGGCGCTGGCCGCGTTGGAGCAGCCGCTCACGCGTGCGGCGTGGCGCACGGTCCCCAGCACGTACGTCGTGTGCGAGCGGGATGCCGCAATCCCCGTCGTGGCGCAGGAGATCATGGCCGACCGCGCGGACCGGGTGCTGCGGATGCCCACCTCGCACTCGCCGTTCCTGTCCCGTCCCGCCCAGCTCGCCGGGATCCTCAGGGCCGAGCTCGTGGGGGCGGGCCGCGTCGCGGCGATCCGCTGA
- a CDS encoding antibiotic biosynthesis monooxygenase, with protein MYARSTTVRAHPESLESGIALIRDEIMPVVLDMDGCVGMSMLVDRLTGRCIVTTAWQSKEAMDATAEEVRPMRERASEVLGGRPQVDEWEIAVMHRDHTSAPGACVRATWVRMAPDQVDRGIDVYKMGVLPATQEFEGFCSASLMVDRREGYAVSSVTFDSREAMDRGRAKADELRERGAREAGVEIVEVGEFELALAHLRVPEMA; from the coding sequence GTGTACGCACGCTCCACCACGGTCCGCGCACATCCGGAGTCGCTCGAGTCGGGCATCGCGCTCATCCGCGACGAGATCATGCCGGTGGTGCTGGACATGGACGGCTGCGTCGGGATGTCCATGCTCGTCGATCGCCTGACGGGGCGCTGCATCGTCACCACGGCGTGGCAGTCGAAGGAGGCGATGGACGCCACGGCCGAGGAGGTGCGCCCGATGCGCGAACGCGCGTCCGAGGTGCTCGGCGGCCGGCCCCAGGTCGACGAGTGGGAGATCGCGGTCATGCACCGCGACCACACCTCCGCCCCGGGCGCCTGCGTCCGCGCCACCTGGGTGCGGATGGCGCCCGACCAGGTCGACCGCGGCATCGACGTCTACAAGATGGGCGTCCTGCCCGCCACGCAGGAGTTCGAGGGTTTCTGCAGCGCGAGCCTCATGGTGGACCGCCGTGAGGGCTACGCCGTGTCGTCGGTGACCTTCGACAGCCGTGAGGCGATGGACCGTGGCCGCGCCAAGGCCGACGAGCTGCGGGAGCGCGGCGCCCGGGAAGCCGGGGTCGAGATCGTGGAGGTCGGCGAGTTCGAGCTCGCGCTCGCCCACCTGCGCGTGCCCGAGATGGCCTGA
- a CDS encoding SAM-dependent methyltransferase has product MPSTEEEVVPHYIDVSKASVARVYDAFLNGKDNYEIDREVLRRVQKVAPEATQLGWDNREFLIRASRFIASQTGVSQYLDCGSGLPTAENTHQVVQRINPEAKVVYVDNDPVVLAHGRALLEENDQTHLVGADIFDPAAVLQNEVVRKHLDFAEPIALYQCGTIHHYSGDRYAEIMQEYIDALPSGSYVALSHFFDPETDEFSPLARRLEEVFLHSPMGSGWFRTREQIMSMLPGLELVEPGLVLCCNWWPDGPRVKPLPPISNTIVGAVGRKP; this is encoded by the coding sequence GTGCCGAGTACCGAGGAAGAGGTAGTTCCGCACTACATCGACGTGTCGAAGGCCAGTGTCGCGCGGGTCTACGACGCCTTCCTGAATGGCAAGGACAACTACGAGATCGACCGTGAAGTCCTGCGGCGGGTCCAGAAAGTGGCACCGGAGGCGACGCAGCTCGGGTGGGACAACCGCGAGTTCCTCATCCGGGCCAGCCGATTCATCGCCAGTCAGACCGGTGTCAGCCAGTACCTCGACTGCGGTTCCGGCCTGCCCACGGCGGAGAACACCCACCAGGTCGTGCAGCGCATCAATCCCGAGGCCAAGGTCGTGTACGTCGACAACGACCCGGTGGTGCTCGCGCACGGACGCGCGCTGCTCGAGGAGAACGACCAGACCCATCTCGTCGGCGCCGACATCTTCGACCCGGCCGCGGTGCTGCAGAACGAGGTCGTGCGCAAGCACCTCGATTTCGCCGAGCCCATCGCGCTGTACCAGTGCGGAACGATCCACCATTACAGCGGCGATCGGTACGCCGAGATCATGCAGGAATACATCGACGCGCTGCCGTCGGGCTCCTATGTCGCGCTGAGTCACTTCTTCGACCCGGAAACCGATGAGTTCAGCCCGCTTGCGCGCCGGCTGGAGGAGGTATTCCTCCACAGTCCGATGGGTAGTGGTTGGTTCCGCACTCGCGAGCAGATCATGAGCATGCTTCCCGGGCTCGAACTCGTCGAACCCGGTCTCGTGCTCTGCTGCAACTGGTGGCCGGACGGACCGCGCGTGAAGCCGTTGCCGCCGATCTCCAACACCATCGTCGGCGCGGTGGGCCGCAAGCCCTGA
- the shbA gene encoding RNA polymerase sigma factor ShbA — protein MSATGDEVIGAEEADRADLARSARRDAELNNLAGLASGGDQRALEHLLTRIRPMVVQYCRARIGIGMLGSQSAEDIAQDTLVAVVGALGRWRPEKRVMAFVYGIASNKVVDAYRAAGRDRSVATEFVPEEPDLDHGPEQAALHGGVVAELRALLDQLPEHHREILVLRVALGMTAVETATAVGSTSGAVRVTQHRALAKLRELVERRTA, from the coding sequence GTGTCAGCCACCGGGGACGAGGTGATCGGTGCCGAGGAAGCCGACCGGGCCGACCTTGCCCGGTCGGCCCGTCGCGACGCCGAGCTGAACAACCTCGCCGGGCTCGCCTCCGGCGGCGACCAGCGGGCGCTCGAGCACCTGCTCACCCGGATCCGCCCGATGGTCGTGCAGTACTGCCGCGCCCGCATCGGCATCGGGATGCTCGGTTCGCAGTCGGCGGAGGACATCGCCCAGGACACGCTGGTCGCCGTGGTCGGGGCCCTGGGTCGGTGGCGTCCCGAGAAGCGCGTGATGGCGTTCGTCTACGGGATCGCCAGCAACAAGGTGGTGGACGCCTACCGGGCGGCGGGGCGGGACCGGTCGGTGGCCACCGAGTTCGTCCCGGAGGAGCCGGACCTCGATCACGGCCCCGAGCAGGCCGCCCTGCACGGCGGCGTCGTGGCCGAGCTGCGCGCGCTGCTCGACCAGCTCCCCGAGCACCACCGGGAGATCCTGGTGCTGCGCGTGGCGCTCGGGATGACCGCGGTGGAGACCGCCACGGCGGTCGGTTCGACGTCCGGCGCCGTGCGGGTCACCCAGCACCGGGCCCTGGCGAAGCTGCGGGAACTGGTGGAGCGGCGCACCGCCTGA
- a CDS encoding Bax inhibitor-1/YccA family protein: MRTSSNPAFRNLPTGQGGYATFDRQGGATGGAAAYADAQASQVEYGRAGVGERPLTMDDVVTKTAITGGVALATGVLTALSGMYWLVLPAFIVGFVVSLIVIFKQSTNPGLVLTYSAAMGVALGGITGVFESIPNFEGIGFQAVVGTAGVFVGMLVVYKTGAVRVTPRFTKWLIGAMFGVVILMVVNLVASFFTTGGLGLRDGSPLAILFSIVCIGVASFSLLLDFDMADRAVRDGAPARFSWYIAFGLMTTLVWLYIEILRLLSYLRQE; this comes from the coding sequence GTGCGCACCAGCAGCAACCCGGCGTTCCGCAACCTGCCGACGGGGCAGGGTGGGTACGCCACATTCGACCGCCAGGGCGGCGCGACGGGCGGCGCCGCCGCCTACGCCGACGCCCAGGCCTCGCAGGTCGAGTACGGGCGGGCCGGGGTCGGCGAGCGCCCGCTCACGATGGACGACGTCGTCACGAAGACGGCAATCACCGGCGGTGTCGCGCTCGCAACGGGTGTGCTCACCGCGCTCAGCGGGATGTACTGGCTCGTGCTCCCGGCGTTCATCGTCGGGTTCGTCGTCTCGCTGATCGTCATCTTCAAGCAGAGCACCAACCCCGGCCTCGTGCTCACGTACTCGGCCGCCATGGGTGTCGCACTGGGCGGGATCACCGGCGTCTTCGAGAGCATCCCGAACTTCGAGGGCATCGGCTTCCAGGCCGTCGTCGGCACGGCGGGCGTGTTCGTCGGGATGCTGGTCGTCTACAAGACCGGCGCCGTGCGGGTCACACCGAGGTTCACCAAGTGGCTGATCGGCGCGATGTTCGGCGTCGTCATCCTGATGGTCGTCAACCTGGTGGCCAGCTTCTTCACCACCGGCGGCCTCGGGCTGCGCGACGGCTCGCCGCTAGCGATCCTGTTCAGCATCGTCTGCATCGGGGTGGCCTCGTTCAGCCTGCTGCTCGACTTCGACATGGCCGACCGGGCCGTCCGCGACGGTGCCCCGGCGAGGTTCAGCTGGTACATCGCCTTCGGCCTGATGACCACGCTGGTCTGGCTGTACATCGAGATCCTGCGGCTGCTGAGCTACCTGCGCCAGGAATGA
- a CDS encoding OsmC family protein, which produces MTPAPRPADMSEQPVHTYRALCSWSGSTAGGYPAYDRAHRGSAPPAEPELALSSDPAFLGDPTRLNPEQLVVLAAASCQLLSFLAVAARARLDVRDYRDDATALMPEASRPIRISEIVLRPRITLVEGPTEERVRHLVEVAHRECFIANSLATPVRIEPLIAFVEAG; this is translated from the coding sequence GTGACGCCGGCGCCCCGGCCCGCTGACATGTCGGAGCAGCCCGTCCACACCTACCGGGCACTGTGCTCGTGGTCCGGCTCCACCGCAGGCGGTTACCCGGCCTACGACCGGGCGCACCGCGGCAGCGCACCGCCCGCCGAGCCGGAGCTCGCGCTCTCGTCCGACCCGGCGTTCCTCGGCGATCCCACGCGGCTCAACCCCGAGCAGCTCGTCGTGCTCGCCGCGGCGTCCTGTCAGCTGCTGTCGTTCCTCGCGGTCGCCGCGCGGGCCCGGCTCGACGTCCGCGACTACCGCGACGACGCCACCGCCCTGATGCCCGAGGCATCGCGTCCCATCCGGATCTCCGAGATCGTGCTGCGGCCGAGGATCACACTCGTCGAGGGCCCGACCGAGGAGCGCGTGCGCCACCTCGTCGAAGTGGCGCACCGCGAATGCTTCATCGCCAACAGCCTCGCCACCCCGGTGCGCATCGAACCGCTGATCGCCTTCGTCGAGGCGGGCTGA
- a CDS encoding YciI family protein has product MKYMLLIYGSQDVAPQTPEAVQKVMDEYWAYEKAVADAGVRIASDALQGVETATTVEVRDDGERVVTDGPFAETREILGGYYLLDVPDLDAALDWAARCPGAQHGSRIEVRPVMEFEQP; this is encoded by the coding sequence GTGAAGTACATGTTGCTGATCTACGGTTCGCAGGACGTGGCGCCGCAGACGCCGGAGGCCGTCCAGAAGGTGATGGACGAGTACTGGGCCTACGAGAAGGCCGTGGCCGACGCGGGTGTGCGGATCGCGAGCGACGCGCTGCAGGGCGTCGAGACCGCCACCACGGTCGAGGTGCGCGACGACGGCGAGCGGGTGGTGACCGACGGCCCGTTCGCCGAGACGCGCGAGATCCTGGGCGGCTACTACCTGCTCGACGTCCCGGATCTCGACGCCGCGCTCGACTGGGCAGCCCGCTGCCCGGGCGCGCAGCACGGGAGCCGGATCGAGGTGCGGCCGGTGATGGAGTTCGAGCAGCCGTGA
- a CDS encoding response regulator: MTEPVRILVVDDHPTFRLGMRALLASIPGFVVAGEAADAPEAVELARRTPADVVIMDLDLAGTSGIDATRAVLRERPQLRVLVVTMLEDDDSVFAAMRAGARGYLLKSASPTEVERAVRAVAHGELHVAAGVAERMLGFVTGARSAATPFPELTEREREVLDLVARGLDNLAVARRLSLSDKTVRNHLSAILAKLRVADRSQAIVRAREAGLGGGR; encoded by the coding sequence GTGACAGAGCCCGTGCGCATCCTCGTGGTGGACGACCACCCGACGTTCCGGCTCGGCATGCGCGCGCTGCTGGCGTCGATCCCCGGTTTCGTTGTGGCGGGCGAGGCCGCCGACGCGCCGGAGGCCGTGGAGCTCGCCCGCCGGACGCCCGCCGACGTCGTGATCATGGATCTGGACCTGGCCGGCACGTCCGGCATCGACGCCACCCGCGCGGTGCTGCGCGAGCGCCCGCAGCTGCGCGTCCTCGTGGTCACGATGCTCGAGGACGACGACTCGGTGTTCGCCGCGATGCGCGCGGGCGCCCGCGGCTACCTGCTCAAGAGCGCGTCGCCCACCGAGGTGGAGCGCGCGGTGCGCGCGGTCGCGCACGGCGAGCTGCACGTGGCAGCCGGCGTCGCGGAGCGCATGCTCGGTTTCGTCACCGGTGCGCGCAGTGCCGCCACCCCGTTCCCCGAGCTCACCGAGCGGGAGCGCGAGGTGCTCGACCTCGTGGCGCGCGGCCTCGACAACCTCGCCGTGGCCCGGCGGCTCTCGCTCTCGGACAAGACCGTGCGCAACCACCTGTCGGCCATCCTCGCCAAGCTGCGGGTGGCCGACCGCTCCCAGGCGATCGTGCGTGCGCGGGAGGCAGGCCTCGGTGGCGGTCGCTGA
- a CDS encoding helix-turn-helix domain-containing protein, whose translation MAEGGRSEQSSVLPAEVRGVTARRIVLGTQLRRLRENAGISRADAGYMIRASDSKVSRLELGRVAFKERDVADLLTMYGISDPEEREQFLAMVRKANEPGWWRRYTDVIPSWFQEFVGLEESASRIHTYELQFVPGLLQTEDYVRAVLTRGRPDYAPPDTEKRIHLRMQRQALITGPNPPRYWAVVDESVLHRPIGGRRVLREQLKFLLEQSKQPHVTIQVVPNQLSGYAAESPFQLLRFAEPELPDVVYIEHLGGAVMLDGVEEIEIFSRALDRLTVDAETPDRSRQILAKAIAEL comes from the coding sequence ATGGCGGAGGGTGGCCGCTCCGAACAGAGTTCCGTTCTGCCCGCCGAGGTCCGCGGTGTCACAGCGCGCCGCATCGTGCTCGGCACCCAGTTGCGCAGGCTGCGCGAGAACGCCGGCATCTCCCGCGCGGACGCCGGCTACATGATCAGGGCGTCGGACTCCAAGGTCTCCCGCCTCGAGCTCGGCCGGGTCGCGTTCAAGGAACGTGACGTCGCCGACCTGCTCACCATGTACGGCATCAGTGACCCCGAGGAGCGCGAGCAGTTCCTCGCTATGGTCCGCAAGGCCAACGAGCCCGGCTGGTGGCGCCGCTACACCGACGTCATCCCGAGCTGGTTCCAGGAGTTCGTCGGACTCGAGGAGTCGGCGAGCCGGATCCACACCTACGAGCTGCAGTTCGTGCCCGGCCTGCTGCAGACCGAGGATTACGTGCGCGCGGTGCTCACCCGGGGCCGGCCCGACTACGCTCCGCCCGACACGGAGAAGCGGATCCACCTGCGCATGCAGCGCCAAGCGCTGATCACCGGCCCGAACCCGCCGAGGTACTGGGCGGTCGTCGACGAGTCGGTGCTCCATCGTCCGATCGGTGGCCGGCGGGTACTGAGGGAGCAGCTCAAGTTCCTGCTCGAGCAGTCGAAGCAGCCACACGTCACCATCCAGGTCGTGCCCAACCAGCTCAGCGGCTACGCCGCGGAGAGCCCGTTCCAGTTGCTCCGGTTCGCCGAGCCCGAACTCCCGGACGTCGTGTACATCGAGCACCTCGGCGGAGCCGTCATGCTCGACGGCGTCGAGGAGATCGAGATCTTCAGTCGCGCACTCGACCGGCTCACCGTCGACGCCGAGACGCCGGACCGCTCTCGCCAGATCCTCGCGAAGGCCATCGCCGAGCTCTGA